The following are encoded in a window of Salmo trutta chromosome 9, fSalTru1.1, whole genome shotgun sequence genomic DNA:
- the LOC115199613 gene encoding LOW QUALITY PROTEIN: cytochrome P450 1A1 (The sequence of the model RefSeq protein was modified relative to this genomic sequence to represent the inferred CDS: inserted 6 bases in 4 codons; substituted 2 bases at 2 genomic stop codons), translated as MRLTFGIFPKDGSCITFSGITLALCTLTLLLVALRXLKARRRERPQKALCPSGPTPLPWXGNLFQMGDQIHLSLTCLRLQYGDVFQIHVGSLVVVVLQGYATIKQAPVRHGEAFARHPDLFTFSAVANGTSMTFSEYGAACVLHKKLCKNTLRSFLQAEPRGPGTICLLKEHMCAEAAGMVEVIWERSEGSEGLGLDPVVPLVTSVANVXKRNDYNDTEFLTIVHINNEVLRIFAAGNLADFFPVSRYLPSPSLRKTVEHIRRMNSFMEHNIEEHLXTFXKGCIRDITDALIALCEERQEDEDTAVLSNSLMLQFLLNFYISGLDTIIAGLQWSVFYLIKFPDIQVKIHQEIGDHIGPARLHRFVDKTKMPFTEAFIYKVFHHVSYVPFTIPHCTTENVTLNAYFIPKDTCXFVNQYQVNHDM; from the exons ATGAGGCTGACGTTTGGGATATTCCCAAAGGATGGCTCCTGTATAACCTTCTCTGGAATCACCTTGGCTCTCTGTACCCTCACCCTGCTCCTAGTGGCTCTCA GGCTGAAAGCGAGAAGGCGGGAGCGGCCCCAAAAGGCACTCTGCCCTTCAGGGCCGACCCCATTGCCCT TGGGTAACCTGTTCCAGATGGGAGACCAGATCCACCTGTCACTGACGTGTCTCCGTCTGCAGTACGGAGATGTCTTCCAAATACATGTGGGCTCCCTTGTGGTGGTGGTGCTGCAAGGCTATGCCACCATTAAACAGGCGCCGGTACGGCATGGGGAGGCTTTCGCCAGACACCCTGACCTCTTCACCTTCTCTGCCGTGGCCAATGGCACCAGCATGACCTTCAGTGAGTACGGCGCTGCCTGCGTGCTCCACAAGAAGCTGTGCAAGAACACCCTGCGCTCCTTCTTGCAGGCAGAGCCGCGGGGCCCTGGCACCATCTGTCTGCTAAAGGAGCACATGTGCGCCGAGGCGGCTGGTATGGTGGAGGTCATTTGGGAGCGCTCAGAGGGGAGCGAGGGGCTAGGTCTGGACCCTGTGGTCCCGCTGGTCACGTCGGTGGCAAATGT GAAGAGGAATGACTACAATGACACAGAGTTCCTCACTATTGTGCACATCAACAACGAGGTGTTGCGGATCTTCGCTGCAGGAAACCTGGCCGACTTCTTTCCTGTGTCCCGCTACCTGCCGAGCCCATCTCTGAGGAAGACGGTCGAGCACATCAGGAGAATGAACAGCTTCATGGAACACAACATCGAGGAGCACCTGTAGACCTTTTGAAAAGGT TGTATCCGTGACATCACAGATGCTCTGATTGCACTCTGTGAGGAGCGGCAGGAGGATGAGGACACAGCAGTGCTGTCCAACTC ACTGATGTTACAATTTTTATTAAACTTTTACATTTCAGGACTCGATACCATCATAGCTGGTTTGCAGTGGAGCGTCTTTTACCTCATCAAGTTTCCTGACATCCAGGTCAAAATACACCAGGAGA TAGGCGACCACATTGGCCCTGCCAGACTCCATCGGTTTGTGGACAAGACCAAGATGCCTTTTACCGAGGCCTTCATTTACAAGGTGTTCCATCACGTATCCTACGTCCCCTTCACCATACCACACTG TACCACAGAAAACgtcacactcaatgcatacttcATTCCTAAGGACACGTG CTTCGTCAATCAGTATCAAGTTAATCATGACATGTGA